The following coding sequences lie in one Megalodesulfovibrio gigas DSM 1382 = ATCC 19364 genomic window:
- a CDS encoding adenylate/guanylate cyclase domain-containing protein has product MSISNYVALQSSVGSLLSLMGKTMRRIPLALQNSINYLYDDPEYGLTAVDIRSKVPTAMFNLMAEKLRAAQLPLRRFVMLTPYHPNPYEEALFRQHYRQIAPILSWQTVEQFARDIGVTEPDAKAITSPAAAEKLRTAHLASNLEAGFDAPAALAHPLQAIPSTPLLPRPGWSRGTSPDQPLPPAVAAKSARVSRILRDEEQSVLELDASRLAIVRKMPPQVAAAFARSGTSQEEFFHFGQSLDKVVVVFTDIKNFSRLVKVADMEILNEHLYQYYKRARELLRERGGVLDKFIGDSVLAVFNYPQPDDAAFENAVRFGVEMIALGDTIFGGLAERMNLVVETGTRVGIDAGRIWVLNIGEDELEISFVGDTINLASRLEKQCDVDGVLFSQVMAWELTQRNEAFYAALQAQPRTLEPEAVKGQQAPVKGWQIDSQRARALAAQWAAATDADAGA; this is encoded by the coding sequence GTGTCCATTTCCAATTATGTCGCCTTGCAAAGCTCTGTGGGCTCACTGCTGTCGCTCATGGGCAAGACCATGCGCAGGATTCCCCTCGCCCTGCAAAACTCCATCAATTATTTGTATGATGACCCGGAATACGGCCTCACCGCCGTAGACATCCGCTCCAAGGTGCCCACGGCCATGTTCAACCTCATGGCCGAAAAGCTCCGCGCCGCGCAGCTGCCCCTGCGCCGCTTCGTCATGCTGACGCCGTACCATCCGAATCCGTATGAGGAAGCGCTGTTTCGCCAGCATTACCGGCAGATCGCGCCCATCCTCTCCTGGCAGACGGTGGAGCAGTTCGCCCGCGACATCGGGGTGACAGAGCCGGACGCCAAGGCCATCACCTCCCCGGCGGCGGCGGAAAAACTCAGGACAGCGCATCTGGCCTCGAATCTGGAAGCCGGATTCGACGCCCCTGCCGCCCTGGCCCACCCCCTCCAGGCCATTCCTTCGACCCCGCTGCTTCCCCGACCAGGCTGGTCCCGGGGGACAAGCCCGGACCAGCCGCTGCCCCCGGCCGTGGCCGCCAAAAGCGCCCGCGTGTCCCGCATCCTGCGCGACGAGGAACAAAGCGTCCTGGAGCTGGACGCCTCCCGTCTGGCCATTGTGCGCAAAATGCCGCCGCAGGTGGCTGCAGCCTTCGCCCGTTCCGGCACAAGTCAGGAGGAATTCTTCCACTTTGGCCAAAGTCTGGACAAGGTGGTGGTGGTCTTTACGGACATCAAGAATTTCTCGCGGCTGGTCAAGGTTGCGGACATGGAAATCCTCAACGAGCATCTCTACCAGTATTACAAGCGGGCCAGGGAACTGCTGCGCGAGCGCGGCGGCGTGCTGGACAAGTTCATCGGCGATTCAGTGCTGGCGGTCTTCAACTATCCCCAGCCAGACGACGCAGCCTTTGAAAACGCCGTGCGCTTTGGGGTGGAGATGATCGCCCTGGGCGACACCATCTTCGGCGGGCTGGCCGAACGCATGAACCTTGTGGTGGAGACGGGCACGCGCGTGGGCATAGACGCCGGCCGCATCTGGGTGCTGAACATCGGCGAGGACGAGCTGGAAATCTCCTTCGTGGGAGACACCATCAACCTTGCCTCGCGTCTGGAAAAACAATGCGATGTGGATGGCGTGCTCTTCAGCCAGGTCATGGCCTGGGAGCTCACGCAGCGCAACGAGGCGTTTTATGCCGCCCTGCAGGCCCAGCCGCGCACCCTGGAGCCGGAGGCCGTCAAAGGGCAACAGGCGCCGGTGAAAGGCTGGCAGATCGATTCGCAACGAGCCAGGGCTTTGGCAGCCCAGTGGGCCGCCGCCACGGACGCAGACGCCGGAGCCTGA
- a CDS encoding class I SAM-dependent methyltransferase, with protein sequence MDEQHAMMMAIEDRIRQGNFRKDVLQLMDDDCNAVLEFGYGDGTLLFAAKLLKGAQKIYGIDVAQSEASSLFDGAWHLDLSREESELGDEWAEAFDCVISCCVIEHVYDPWAVLSKLRKYLKPDGRIIFEVPNIQCWESLYRIAVGEFPYTSGAHFDSTHIRWYTVHSFAEILEFVGFELESVLPLTFGADLSFLQHVNELKTITLPPPGVNSDAPPIIMKFPVDMKAMYPFFVAPRFIFTARRGPAPLRDRKAGYHDEFEAFRLQHSSGCRFMEKIIADPVNAAVARRLSEKFKVSIRHVL encoded by the coding sequence ATGGACGAGCAACACGCCATGATGATGGCCATTGAGGATCGTATCAGGCAGGGGAACTTCCGAAAAGATGTCTTGCAGTTAATGGATGATGATTGCAATGCCGTGCTGGAATTCGGGTACGGGGATGGCACCCTGCTCTTTGCCGCAAAGCTCCTGAAAGGCGCACAAAAGATTTATGGGATTGATGTGGCGCAGTCGGAGGCCAGCTCGCTTTTTGACGGCGCATGGCATCTCGACCTGAGCCGCGAAGAGAGCGAACTTGGTGACGAGTGGGCTGAAGCGTTTGACTGCGTCATCTCGTGTTGTGTCATCGAGCATGTGTATGATCCCTGGGCTGTGCTGTCCAAGTTGCGGAAGTATTTGAAGCCGGATGGTCGAATCATATTCGAAGTTCCCAATATACAATGCTGGGAAAGTTTGTACCGCATTGCAGTGGGCGAATTTCCCTATACATCTGGCGCGCATTTCGACTCTACGCATATTCGTTGGTACACCGTGCATAGCTTTGCGGAGATTCTTGAATTTGTAGGCTTTGAACTGGAAAGCGTGCTGCCGTTGACCTTTGGGGCGGATCTTTCCTTTTTGCAGCATGTGAATGAGCTGAAAACGATTACGCTTCCGCCGCCCGGGGTCAACTCCGATGCCCCACCAATAATCATGAAATTTCCGGTGGATATGAAGGCCATGTACCCGTTTTTCGTGGCGCCGCGCTTCATTTTCACCGCAAGGCGCGGCCCTGCCCCGCTGCGAGACCGAAAAGCAGGCTACCATGACGAATTTGAAGCGTTCCGGCTGCAGCATAGCAGCGGATGCCGTTTCATGGAGAAGATCATTGCCGATCCCGTCAATGCAGCGGTTGCGCGGCGATTGAGTGAGAAATTCAAGGTATCAATCCGGCATGTTTTGTAG
- a CDS encoding helix-turn-helix domain-containing protein, which translates to MTRTTVAGMLGLAAFFVFEYVCYSAGRAYAGMAQPIEWMLGANLAGVLVAGALDGVALPLRTGRWRKGVAVTLAMLGAAACLLGEQAETPTRAQVLFCLGSVCAGMQLPGLLRGFFQAVPRRRQGLMMGLALAAAEVFWIFLLMRPPGDGFALGLYLAAAQLCLGLAALLRTDHEIEPAQQIPMDTSPPAQIRKTLLYLAGITAVFFVLDSFLDVLFFRYDKVDSPIPREIGLYIWLAYPLTGLLLDKKGFGVVTFLTFLAFCLVSPALTATSQSTPMYWVVFSMDIIGRHGAFLFTTVVAAHLARTLRWNGMMRCLPYLLQHGAYLGVLIFVEVFHPGTACILLVSLFLCCTFSHLSLKVHYVVAMAGYSETRVESAVPVPGNDATAVGCVLAVPRLAWFVDKYGLTPREKEVLELIMLGTGSQAMGERLFISEHTVKTHIRNLLRKTNTPSRSALMALFINERMDG; encoded by the coding sequence ATGACACGCACCACTGTGGCCGGCATGCTGGGCTTGGCCGCTTTCTTCGTCTTCGAATATGTCTGTTATTCCGCCGGCCGGGCCTATGCCGGCATGGCGCAGCCCATTGAATGGATGCTGGGCGCCAATCTGGCTGGCGTGCTGGTGGCCGGGGCGCTGGACGGAGTGGCGCTTCCCCTGCGCACGGGCAGGTGGCGCAAGGGGGTGGCAGTCACCCTGGCGATGCTGGGGGCTGCCGCCTGCCTGCTGGGGGAACAGGCCGAGACGCCAACGCGGGCGCAGGTGCTGTTCTGCCTGGGCTCGGTGTGTGCCGGGATGCAACTGCCGGGACTGCTGCGGGGGTTCTTTCAGGCCGTACCCCGGCGGCGGCAGGGGCTGATGATGGGCCTGGCCCTGGCGGCGGCGGAGGTGTTCTGGATTTTTCTGCTGATGCGCCCCCCGGGAGACGGTTTCGCCCTGGGGCTCTATCTGGCCGCCGCCCAGCTCTGCCTTGGTCTGGCGGCCCTGCTGCGAACGGACCACGAAATCGAACCGGCGCAGCAAATCCCCATGGACACCAGCCCGCCGGCCCAGATCCGCAAAACGTTGCTGTACCTGGCCGGCATCACCGCCGTGTTTTTTGTACTCGATTCCTTCCTGGACGTGCTGTTTTTCCGTTACGACAAGGTGGACAGCCCCATCCCGAGGGAAATCGGTCTGTATATCTGGCTGGCATATCCCCTGACGGGGCTGCTGCTGGACAAGAAAGGCTTTGGCGTGGTCACCTTCCTCACGTTCCTGGCCTTTTGCCTTGTCTCACCGGCGCTCACGGCCACATCCCAAAGCACGCCCATGTACTGGGTGGTCTTTTCCATGGACATCATTGGCCGGCACGGGGCGTTTCTGTTCACCACGGTGGTGGCGGCCCACCTGGCCCGCACCCTGCGGTGGAACGGCATGATGCGTTGTCTGCCGTACCTGCTGCAGCACGGGGCGTACCTCGGCGTGCTTATTTTTGTGGAGGTCTTCCATCCCGGTACGGCCTGCATCCTGCTGGTTTCCTTGTTTTTATGCTGTACGTTCAGTCATCTCTCGTTAAAAGTGCACTATGTGGTGGCCATGGCCGGCTATTCCGAAACGCGGGTGGAAAGCGCCGTGCCGGTGCCCGGGAACGATGCCACCGCCGTGGGCTGCGTGCTCGCCGTCCCCCGTCTGGCTTGGTTTGTGGATAAATACGGCCTGACCCCACGGGAAAAAGAGGTGCTGGAGCTCATCATGCTGGGCACGGGCAGCCAGGCCATGGGCGAACGGTTGTTCATCTCCGAACATACCGTCAAAACGCACATCCGCAATCTCTTGCGCAAGACGAACACCCCCAGCCGCAGCGCGCTCATGGCCCTGTTCATCAACGAGCGCATGGACGGCTAG
- a CDS encoding GNAT family N-acetyltransferase, protein MTEWREYQHVVGGAELLAAVEPLWVELCEHHAQVAPVFATMFRCRPFADRAAEILAHAQGGLRVELAMADDAAVGFCIGSVAASGAGEVDSIFVQAAHRGAGLGEVLMRHALDWLEQQDAAPVTVAVVSGNDRALHWYERFGFTPRRVQLVRTRHTQAT, encoded by the coding sequence ATGACCGAATGGCGGGAATATCAGCATGTGGTAGGCGGCGCGGAGCTTCTGGCAGCCGTGGAGCCCTTGTGGGTGGAGCTGTGCGAGCACCATGCCCAGGTGGCGCCCGTGTTTGCCACAATGTTCCGGTGTCGTCCCTTTGCGGACCGGGCCGCGGAAATCCTGGCCCATGCCCAGGGCGGCCTGCGTGTGGAACTGGCCATGGCGGACGATGCCGCCGTGGGGTTTTGCATCGGCAGCGTGGCAGCCTCCGGCGCCGGGGAGGTGGATTCCATCTTCGTCCAGGCTGCGCACCGCGGCGCAGGGCTTGGGGAAGTGCTCATGCGTCATGCCCTGGACTGGCTGGAACAGCAGGACGCCGCGCCCGTCACCGTGGCTGTGGTCTCGGGGAACGACCGTGCCCTGCACTGGTACGAGCGCTTCGGGTTCACCCCACGACGCGTGCAGTTGGTGCGCACCCGGCACACGCAGGCCACCTGA
- a CDS encoding serine hydrolase domain-containing protein translates to MKIMVLGLLALCIMSLQACEKRSQNPPELKTANPESVGISPQKLAAIDNLIEKAIDEHIVPGTVVLVAKDGKVVYHKAFGRANLDRPMSTETIFQIYSCSKIVTSIAVMQLVEQGKLHLDDPISMYIPEFASVSVKETLPEGSNPPFRLVPARSAPTLRQALSMTTGIVGYMDTSVIHYGVDIGIGDPDFDLAENTRRLARMPLEFHPGTQFGYGLSNDVAGRIIEVASGINLAEYYQKHIFGPLGMQDSFFYPPVEKASRVAPSWEGDGRRLTGKVVPYAFKNRRLYSSGNGLFTTTSDYARLGQMLLDGGEYEGVRILKPESVNEIRTNQISELQGLEDFVFFQKGYDRYGLGCFINGKESVRDPGSISVLGLGGKNLDLNFERRLMVLIMQTVFPPKLAWEISEEVSRLVTAAIK, encoded by the coding sequence ATGAAAATCATGGTCTTGGGTCTTCTAGCGCTTTGCATCATGTCGTTGCAGGCCTGCGAAAAGCGATCACAGAATCCACCTGAACTCAAAACAGCCAACCCGGAAAGCGTCGGGATATCTCCCCAGAAGCTCGCGGCCATCGACAATTTGATCGAAAAGGCAATTGATGAGCACATTGTTCCCGGTACGGTCGTTCTGGTGGCAAAGGACGGCAAGGTTGTTTACCACAAGGCCTTCGGTCGGGCCAATCTCGACCGTCCGATGAGCACGGAGACCATTTTCCAGATATATTCCTGCAGCAAGATTGTCACCAGTATTGCCGTCATGCAATTGGTGGAGCAGGGCAAATTGCATTTAGATGATCCCATCTCAATGTATATTCCCGAATTCGCTTCCGTCAGCGTCAAAGAGACGCTGCCCGAGGGCTCCAACCCGCCTTTCCGACTCGTGCCGGCGCGAAGCGCGCCCACCCTGCGCCAAGCCTTGTCTATGACCACAGGCATTGTGGGGTACATGGATACCAGCGTCATCCATTACGGTGTGGACATCGGCATAGGCGACCCGGATTTTGACCTAGCAGAAAATACGCGCCGTCTGGCCAGGATGCCGCTGGAGTTCCATCCTGGCACCCAATTCGGCTATGGCTTGAGCAACGATGTGGCCGGAAGAATTATTGAGGTCGCTTCGGGGATTAACCTTGCCGAGTATTACCAGAAACATATCTTCGGCCCCTTGGGAATGCAGGACAGCTTTTTCTATCCACCGGTAGAAAAAGCCTCGCGTGTGGCCCCTTCCTGGGAGGGAGACGGGCGCAGGCTGACCGGCAAGGTCGTTCCCTATGCGTTCAAGAACCGCAGGCTGTATTCGTCAGGCAACGGCCTGTTCACCACCACATCCGATTACGCCCGGCTGGGACAGATGCTTCTTGACGGCGGAGAGTACGAAGGGGTGCGAATTCTGAAACCCGAGTCAGTCAACGAGATTCGCACGAACCAGATCAGCGAGTTGCAAGGGTTGGAAGATTTCGTGTTTTTCCAGAAGGGGTATGATCGGTATGGACTGGGCTGCTTCATCAACGGCAAGGAAAGCGTCCGTGACCCCGGCTCCATCAGCGTCTTGGGCCTGGGGGGCAAGAACCTGGACCTGAACTTCGAGCGCAGGCTGATGGTCCTGATTATGCAAACTGTCTTCCCTCCCAAGCTCGCCTGGGAGATTTCCGAAGAGGTGTCGCGCCTTGTCACCGCCGCGATCAAATAA
- a CDS encoding DUF805 domain-containing protein, with amino-acid sequence MDFVTAIKTCLGKYATFKGRASRSEFWYWTLFTWLLSVAAMIVDSAMGGGMAAEPGMQLGASLIMLVTWLPSLAVSVRRLHDVNRSGWWFLLAFTVLGCVVLLYWFVKPGRDANNRYTEYGIVGA; translated from the coding sequence ATGGATTTTGTCACCGCAATAAAGACGTGTCTGGGCAAGTATGCCACGTTCAAGGGTCGGGCCTCGCGTTCCGAGTTCTGGTATTGGACACTCTTCACCTGGTTGCTTTCCGTGGCGGCCATGATCGTGGACTCCGCCATGGGCGGCGGGATGGCGGCGGAACCAGGCATGCAACTGGGCGCTTCTCTGATCATGCTGGTCACCTGGTTGCCTTCCCTGGCGGTAAGCGTGCGCCGGCTGCACGACGTCAACCGCTCGGGATGGTGGTTCCTGCTGGCATTCACCGTACTGGGCTGCGTGGTGCTGCTGTACTGGTTCGTGAAGCCAGGCAGGGATGCCAATAATCGATACACCGAATACGGCATTGTCGGGGCCTGA
- a CDS encoding trimeric intracellular cation channel family protein — protein sequence MNPDVYALPLYIASLVGSIAFALSGFLAGVRKDLDLMGLFILAFITANGGGVIRDVLLSRPVALMQDAEPFFIAGGVLLVASMLRLHRLQQLETRWYVVVSDSIGLVAFGVTGAMIGMEAQTHFFGVLSLSLLTAVGGGVLRDILVNEKPVVLHSGFYGTVALVQGGVLFVLQQAHWLTPASLLLVACAALALRLVAFTRRWSIPKLRWE from the coding sequence ATGAATCCTGACGTGTATGCCCTGCCCCTGTACATTGCCTCCCTGGTGGGGAGCATCGCCTTTGCCTTGTCCGGGTTTTTGGCGGGCGTGCGCAAGGACCTGGATCTGATGGGCCTCTTCATCCTGGCGTTCATCACGGCCAATGGCGGCGGCGTGATCCGGGATGTGCTGCTTTCCCGCCCGGTGGCCCTGATGCAGGATGCCGAACCGTTCTTCATCGCCGGCGGCGTGCTGCTGGTCGCGTCCATGCTGCGGCTGCACCGGCTGCAGCAGCTGGAAACCCGCTGGTATGTGGTCGTCAGCGACAGCATCGGGCTTGTTGCCTTCGGGGTGACTGGCGCCATGATCGGCATGGAGGCGCAGACGCATTTCTTCGGCGTCCTCTCCCTGTCCCTGCTCACGGCCGTGGGTGGCGGCGTGCTGCGGGACATCCTGGTGAACGAAAAGCCGGTGGTGCTGCACAGCGGGTTTTACGGTACCGTGGCCCTGGTGCAGGGCGGGGTGCTCTTTGTCTTGCAACAGGCCCATTGGCTGACGCCTGCCTCGCTGCTGCTGGTGGCCTGCGCCGCCCTGGCGCTGCGGCTGGTGGCCTTCACACGCCGCTGGAGCATCCCGAAGCTGCGGTGGGAATAG
- a CDS encoding rhodanese-like domain-containing protein — protein MPVRAGRRVLLMLLMLVLIPAMVTVLGPVSLHAQATQGAQDTQDGGPLSPEAARQFLQEHPGVFLIDLRTDREFSLGHLPGAVNIPARELEPRAQEVPAGRPVLVYCGLGFRSATSQRQLRHLRPDVGPVYYITGRPMF, from the coding sequence ATGCCCGTGCGTGCTGGCCGGCGTGTTCTGTTGATGTTGTTGATGCTCGTCCTGATACCCGCCATGGTGACTGTCCTTGGCCCTGTTTCCCTGCACGCCCAGGCCACGCAAGGCGCGCAAGACACGCAGGACGGCGGCCCCTTGAGCCCTGAGGCGGCCCGGCAATTCCTCCAGGAACATCCCGGCGTCTTTCTGATCGATTTGCGCACGGACCGGGAATTCTCCCTGGGCCACCTGCCCGGCGCCGTGAACATTCCGGCCCGGGAGCTGGAACCGCGGGCGCAGGAAGTCCCCGCCGGTCGGCCCGTGCTGGTGTATTGCGGCCTGGGCTTCCGTTCCGCTACCTCGCAACGGCAGCTTCGGCACCTGCGCCCGGATGTGGGCCCGGTGTATTACATCACGGGGCGGCCGATGTTCTAG
- a CDS encoding response regulator, protein MDGEATYKATEQGDTVPRAATNVSPGRPGRTHSLNYLIVIPLSLLVVVAIGLTSLLVFKAARMAVHDMALQLRTEELARVRDKLSDYLAVPQAVNESNAHALRAGLLRLDDPESVQRHFYAVLRQHPALAYSFFGTVEGEFYGARRLPDGTLQIVRAGRQTGGDSHNYVTTPLGDAGTLAQVYKNFDPRVRPWYKAGVQAAGPTWTPLYRHFVIKDLALTASLPYYDAYGELVGVFGVDYVLGLVHRYLQSIQVSPNGLLFVMDPAGQLVAASTLGGQDLIREADGSFHPVAANASGVPRIEEAARSLERLPGGLAGVDQHALLSFESEEETQYLQAARMTPAPGLDWVLAVIMPESDLMGGITRMTRSVAMLVGAVLLLLSITIGVFMASRIIRPIQTLGQDAETLAQGNWHIVPRFTAIKEIDQVAAAFRTMGGQLRQLFDELTTQQQLVARQNEALEQRVAERTASLDEANHRLRAFFENIPGHINVVDTEFRIIGASRGLLRAFGIQDVDEVKGLPCYEAFQGRQSLCAHCSLPQCFEEKQPTVRYSTPEEEALTGRAFQIYSGPILDGKGELLGGMEYVADITDLRAIETQLVQAKEAAEAANQAKSEFLARMSHEIRTPMNAILGMTELALLTGMNAEQREYLDTVRVAAGHLLEVINDILELSKIEANRLELSPTHVDAHQALQAVVTTMRVQAQANGLALDLHIDPTVPQFLYVDMLKLRQIMVNLIGNAIKFTPAGGIVVRVSTIPGEESPSLRLRLDVEDSGIGVSEAARASIFDAFTQENGTTSRQYGGTGLGLAICRRLTTLMGGEIWHEPRPGGGSIFSCTLLAAPGEAALAREQQAEQSPASGPGLPMDHAAGSPSFRVLIVDDTPVNLRLAERVLAKSGHTFRSASNGLEALDALRTDTFDMVFMDVEMPGMNGFEVTERIRAGEAGEAQRHIHIIGLTAHALSDYQAKGMAVGMDDYLTKPFTLAALRAAMARVDPARATTGEPGPRKLEQPAQGQLLGVLNLAAAIQRFGGDTELLQETIVQVMDVLPGRMASLHTAIHRGAQADAARVVHSLKSNLAMIGAEQAAQQAEQLEAMLAAGQLTEAERCMELLTRGLQQLRQALAAQEAAGELLAGPLASPSSPGSADES, encoded by the coding sequence ATGGATGGAGAGGCGACATACAAGGCCACGGAACAGGGAGACACTGTGCCCAGGGCAGCCACCAACGTCAGTCCCGGGAGGCCGGGGCGGACGCATTCGCTGAACTATCTCATTGTCATTCCACTTTCGTTGCTTGTTGTCGTCGCCATCGGGCTGACGTCGTTGCTGGTGTTCAAGGCCGCCCGCATGGCCGTGCATGACATGGCCCTGCAACTGCGGACCGAAGAACTGGCCCGGGTGCGTGACAAGCTGTCGGATTATCTGGCCGTGCCCCAGGCCGTGAACGAAAGCAATGCCCATGCCCTGCGTGCCGGGCTGCTGCGTCTGGACGATCCCGAAAGCGTGCAGCGCCATTTTTACGCCGTGCTCAGGCAGCATCCCGCCCTGGCCTATTCCTTTTTCGGCACCGTGGAAGGCGAGTTTTACGGCGCACGCCGGCTGCCGGACGGCACGCTGCAGATTGTGCGCGCCGGCAGGCAAACCGGTGGCGATTCCCATAATTATGTCACCACGCCCCTGGGTGACGCCGGGACCCTGGCGCAGGTGTACAAGAATTTCGATCCCCGCGTCCGCCCCTGGTACAAGGCCGGGGTCCAGGCCGCCGGCCCCACCTGGACACCACTGTACCGGCACTTCGTCATCAAGGATCTGGCCCTCACCGCGTCCCTGCCCTATTACGACGCGTATGGGGAGTTGGTGGGCGTGTTCGGGGTGGATTACGTCCTGGGCCTTGTGCATCGGTACCTGCAGTCCATCCAGGTCAGCCCCAACGGGTTGCTGTTCGTCATGGATCCCGCCGGCCAGCTGGTGGCCGCCTCGACCCTGGGAGGGCAGGACTTGATCCGCGAGGCGGATGGCTCCTTCCATCCCGTGGCGGCCAACGCCTCGGGCGTGCCGCGCATTGAGGAGGCTGCGCGCAGCCTGGAGCGCCTCCCCGGCGGTCTGGCCGGAGTGGACCAGCATGCCTTGCTGTCCTTTGAAAGCGAGGAAGAAACGCAGTACCTGCAGGCCGCGCGCATGACACCTGCGCCGGGGCTGGATTGGGTGCTGGCTGTGATCATGCCCGAGTCGGACCTGATGGGGGGCATCACCCGCATGACCAGATCCGTGGCCATGCTCGTCGGCGCAGTGCTGCTGCTGCTAAGCATCACCATTGGCGTGTTCATGGCCTCGCGCATCATCCGGCCCATCCAGACCCTCGGGCAGGACGCCGAAACCCTGGCCCAGGGCAACTGGCATATCGTGCCCCGGTTCACGGCCATCAAGGAGATCGATCAGGTTGCCGCGGCTTTCCGGACCATGGGCGGCCAGCTCCGGCAATTGTTCGACGAACTGACCACCCAGCAACAGCTGGTGGCCCGGCAGAACGAGGCCCTCGAACAACGGGTGGCCGAACGCACTGCCAGCCTGGATGAAGCCAACCACCGGCTGCGGGCGTTCTTTGAAAACATTCCCGGCCACATCAATGTGGTGGATACGGAATTCCGCATCATTGGCGCCAGCCGGGGCCTGCTCCGTGCCTTCGGCATTCAGGACGTCGATGAGGTGAAAGGCCTGCCCTGCTACGAGGCCTTCCAGGGCAGGCAGTCCCTGTGCGCGCATTGCTCCCTGCCGCAGTGCTTTGAGGAAAAGCAGCCCACGGTGCGCTATTCCACGCCGGAAGAGGAGGCCTTGACCGGACGGGCGTTCCAAATCTACAGCGGCCCTATTCTGGACGGCAAGGGCGAGCTCCTCGGCGGCATGGAGTATGTGGCCGACATCACCGACCTGCGCGCCATCGAAACACAGCTGGTCCAGGCCAAGGAGGCGGCCGAGGCCGCCAATCAGGCCAAAAGCGAATTCCTGGCCCGCATGAGCCACGAAATCCGCACGCCCATGAACGCCATCCTGGGCATGACCGAGCTGGCCCTGCTCACCGGCATGAACGCCGAACAGCGCGAATATCTGGACACGGTGCGCGTCGCCGCGGGGCATCTGCTGGAGGTCATCAACGATATTCTGGAGTTGTCCAAGATCGAGGCCAATCGGCTGGAGCTTTCGCCCACGCATGTGGATGCCCATCAGGCGCTGCAGGCGGTGGTGACCACCATGCGAGTGCAGGCGCAGGCCAATGGCCTTGCATTGGATCTGCACATCGACCCGACCGTGCCGCAGTTCCTGTATGTGGACATGCTCAAACTCCGCCAGATCATGGTGAATCTCATCGGGAACGCCATCAAGTTCACGCCTGCCGGGGGCATTGTCGTGCGGGTGAGCACGATACCCGGCGAGGAGTCGCCCTCCCTGCGCCTGCGCCTGGACGTGGAGGACAGCGGCATCGGTGTCTCCGAGGCCGCGCGCGCGAGCATCTTTGACGCCTTCACCCAGGAAAACGGCACCACCAGCAGGCAATACGGCGGCACCGGCCTGGGCCTTGCCATCTGCCGCCGTCTGACGACGCTCATGGGCGGAGAAATATGGCACGAACCCAGGCCCGGCGGCGGCAGCATCTTCTCGTGCACCCTCCTGGCCGCGCCGGGGGAAGCCGCCCTGGCCCGGGAACAGCAGGCGGAGCAATCGCCTGCCTCCGGCCCTGGTCTGCCCATGGATCACGCGGCGGGCTCTCCCTCGTTCCGGGTGCTCATCGTGGACGACACCCCCGTGAATCTCCGCCTGGCCGAACGCGTCCTGGCCAAATCCGGCCACACCTTCCGCAGTGCCTCCAACGGGCTTGAGGCCCTGGACGCCCTGCGGACCGACACGTTCGACATGGTGTTCATGGATGTGGAGATGCCGGGCATGAACGGGTTTGAGGTGACGGAACGCATCCGCGCCGGAGAGGCCGGCGAGGCGCAACGCCATATCCACATCATCGGCCTCACGGCGCATGCCCTCTCCGACTACCAGGCCAAGGGCATGGCGGTCGGCATGGACGACTATCTCACCAAGCCGTTCACCCTGGCCGCCCTGCGCGCCGCCATGGCCCGGGTGGACCCGGCCCGGGCAACGACCGGTGAGCCTGGACCCCGGAAACTCGAACAGCCAGCGCAGGGCCAGCTACTCGGCGTGTTGAACCTTGCTGCGGCCATCCAGCGTTTTGGCGGGGATACGGAGCTGCTGCAGGAAACCATCGTCCAGGTCATGGACGTGCTGCCCGGCAGGATGGCAAGCCTGCACACCGCCATACACCGTGGCGCGCAGGCCGATGCCGCGCGCGTGGTGCATTCCCTCAAGTCCAACCTGGCCATGATCGGTGCGGAGCAGGCGGCACAACAGGCAGAGCAACTGGAAGCAATGCTGGCCGCCGGCCAGTTGACCGAAGCCGAGCGCTGCATGGAACTGCTGACCCGGGGACTGCAACAGCTTCGCCAGGCGCTTGCCGCCCAGGAAGCCGCCGGCGAGCTCCTGGCCGGTCCGTTGGCATCACCGTCGAGTCCTGGGTCGGCAGATGAATCCTGA